In the genome of Serratia symbiotica (Periphyllus acericola), one region contains:
- a CDS encoding VapC toxin family PIN domain ribonuclease yields the protein MNKTYMLDTNICSFIMRERPEAVFKRLEQAVLRNHCIVVIGKKASPRHVQLVDAFCARLDTVLAWDRAAVDATTTEIKTALAAAGTPIGPNDTAIAWHAIAAVLVTNNTREFARVLALTLEDWVN from the coding sequence GTGAACAAGACCTATATGCTGGACACCAACATTTGTTCTTTCATCATGCGTGAGCGGCCGGAAGCCGTGTTCAAACGTCTTGAACAGGCGGTGCTGCGCAATCACTGCATCGTGGTGATCGGCAAGAAGGCCTCGCCGCGCCACGTGCAGCTGGTCGACGCATTCTGCGCCCGCTTGGATACCGTGCTGGCCTGGGACCGGGCGGCGGTGGACGCTACCACCACGGAGATCAAGACGGCACTTGCCGCGGCCGGGACGCCGATCGGCCCGAACGATACGGCGATCGCCTGGCATGCCATCGCCGCCGTGCTGGTGACGAATAATACAAGAGAGTTTGCACGGGTGCTGGCTCTGACGCTGGAAGACTGGGTGAATTAA
- the lipA gene encoding lipoyl synthase, whose product MSKPIQMERGVKYRDADKMALIPVKIVVTERQELLRKPDWMRIKLPADSTRIQGIKAAMRKNGLHSVCEEASCPNLSECFNHGTATFMILGAVCTRRCPFCDVVHGRPMIPDANEPEKLAQTIADMGLRYVVITSVDRDDLRDGGAQHFADCIAAIRAKNPSIKIETLVPDFRGRMDRALDILTKTPPDVFNHNLENVPRVYRQVRPGANYAWSLKLLERFKEAHPHTPTKSGLMVGLGETNAEIIEVMRDLRHHGVTMLTLGQYLQPSRHHLPVQRYVSQAEFDEMKEEAKAMGFTHVACGPFVRSSYHADLQAIGDVVE is encoded by the coding sequence ATGAGTAAACCGATTCAGATGGAACGCGGCGTCAAATACCGCGATGCAGACAAAATGGCACTGATCCCAGTTAAAATAGTGGTCACCGAACGGCAGGAGCTGTTGCGTAAACCCGACTGGATGAGGATCAAACTGCCAGCCGACTCGACGCGCATTCAAGGCATTAAAGCTGCCATGCGTAAAAACGGCCTGCATTCGGTCTGTGAGGAAGCCTCCTGCCCGAACCTGTCTGAATGTTTCAACCATGGGACTGCCACCTTTATGATCCTTGGTGCCGTCTGTACCCGCCGTTGCCCATTTTGTGATGTGGTCCATGGCCGCCCGATGATCCCGGATGCCAACGAGCCGGAAAAACTGGCACAAACCATCGCCGATATGGGCCTGCGTTACGTCGTGATCACCTCGGTTGATCGTGATGATCTGCGCGACGGCGGTGCCCAACACTTTGCCGATTGCATCGCTGCTATCCGTGCCAAAAATCCTTCCATCAAGATCGAAACGCTGGTACCGGACTTCCGTGGCCGTATGGATCGCGCGTTGGATATCCTGACCAAAACGCCGCCGGACGTGTTTAACCACAACCTGGAGAACGTGCCACGCGTTTACCGCCAGGTTCGCCCCGGGGCCAACTACGCGTGGTCATTGAAGCTACTGGAGCGTTTTAAAGAAGCACATCCGCATACCCCCACCAAATCTGGCCTGATGGTCGGCCTAGGTGAAACCAATGCGGAAATCATTGAAGTGATGCGCGATCTGCGCCACCATGGTGTCACTATGCTGACGCTCGGCCAGTATCTGCAACCAAGTCGCCACCACCTACCAGTTCAGCGCTACGTCAGCCAGGCCGAGTTCGATGAGATGAAAGAAGAAGCCAAGGCCATGGGTTTCACCCACGTGGCTTGTGGCCCGTTTGTTCGCTCATCCTACCATGCCGATCTACAGGCTATAGGGGACGTTGTTGAATAA
- the vapB gene encoding type II toxin-antitoxin system VapB family antitoxin: protein MFKNGNKRAIRLPRNLDFDGVSELEIVREGDRLIMRPVRPTRGSFAQLEKANPDFMTERMDVVRDERQFDL, encoded by the coding sequence ATTTTTAAAAACGGCAATAAACGCGCTATCCGTCTGCCCCGCAATCTGGATTTTGATGGGGTGAGCGAGCTGGAGATCGTCCGTGAAGGGGACAGACTCATCATGCGCCCCGTCCGGCCGACCCGGGGCTCGTTCGCGCAGCTGGAAAAGGCCAACCCGGACTTTATGACGGAGCGCATGGACGTGGTTAGAGATGAAAGACAATTTGACCTGTGA